The following are encoded together in the Pleurocapsa sp. FMAR1 genome:
- the gloA gene encoding lactoylglutathione lyase, translating into MRMLHTMLRVGDLDKSIKFYCDILGMKLLRRKDYPGGEFTLAFVGYGEEKDNTVIELTYNWGVEEYDLGKGYGHIALGVDDIYGTCDRIKAQGGKVSREPGPMKHGSTVIAFVEDPDGYKIELIQLGTQGSAKKEAAATV; encoded by the coding sequence ATGCGTATGCTACACACAATGCTCAGGGTCGGAGATTTAGACAAATCTATTAAGTTTTATTGCGATATTTTGGGCATGAAGCTTTTGCGACGCAAAGACTACCCAGGAGGAGAATTTACCTTGGCCTTTGTGGGCTATGGCGAAGAGAAAGACAACACCGTCATTGAACTTACCTATAACTGGGGCGTAGAAGAATATGACCTGGGCAAAGGTTACGGACATATTGCCCTGGGAGTTGATGATATATATGGTACTTGCGATCGCATTAAAGCTCAAGGCGGTAAGGTTAGCCGAGAACCAGGGCCAATGAAACACGGTAGTACCGTAATTGCTTTTGTAGAAGATCCAGACGGCTACAAAATTGAATTGATTCAGCTAGGAACGCAAGGATCGGCAAAAAAAGAAGCAGCAGCAACGGTTTAA
- the fba gene encoding class II fructose-bisphosphate aldolase (catalyzes the reversible aldol condensation of dihydroxyacetonephosphate and glyceraldehyde 3-phosphate in the Calvin cycle, glycolysis, and/or gluconeogenesis) translates to MALVPMRLLLEHAAENGYGIPAYNVNNMEQIISIMEAANEADSPVILQASRGARKYAGENFLRHLVLAAAESYPHLPIAMHQDHGNSPATCYSAIRNGFTSVMMDGSLEADAKTPASFEYNVNVTAEVVKVAHAVGASVEGELGCLGSLETGKGEAEDGHGFEGALSKEQLLTDPDEAVEFVERTQVDALAVAIGTSHGAYKFTRKPTGEILAISRIEEIHRRLPNVHIVMHGSSSVPKEWIDIINANGGNIPETYGVPVEEIQKGIKSGVRKVNIDTDNRLAITAAIREAAYKDPANFDPRHFLKPSIAYMKTVCLRRYEAFGTAGNASKIKQVSLEDYAAKYAKGELSTSNKKAVSV, encoded by the coding sequence ATGGCGCTCGTACCCATGCGTTTGCTTTTAGAACACGCGGCTGAGAATGGTTATGGTATTCCTGCCTACAACGTTAATAATATGGAGCAAATCATCTCCATTATGGAAGCTGCTAACGAAGCTGATAGCCCTGTAATTCTACAGGCTTCTCGTGGCGCTCGCAAATATGCTGGAGAAAATTTTCTACGTCACCTAGTATTAGCAGCAGCAGAAAGCTATCCTCATCTTCCTATTGCTATGCACCAGGATCACGGAAATAGCCCCGCGACTTGCTATTCGGCGATTCGCAATGGTTTTACTAGCGTCATGATGGATGGCTCTTTAGAAGCAGATGCTAAAACTCCCGCTAGCTTTGAATACAATGTCAACGTAACAGCAGAAGTAGTCAAAGTGGCTCACGCTGTTGGTGCTAGTGTTGAAGGTGAACTTGGTTGTTTAGGTTCACTAGAAACTGGTAAAGGCGAAGCAGAAGATGGTCATGGTTTTGAAGGCGCTCTCAGCAAAGAGCAGCTATTGACCGATCCTGATGAAGCAGTAGAATTTGTAGAACGCACTCAAGTAGATGCTTTGGCTGTAGCTATTGGTACTAGCCACGGTGCCTATAAGTTTACTCGCAAGCCTACTGGCGAAATTCTGGCTATTAGCAGAATTGAAGAAATTCACCGTCGTCTACCTAACGTTCACATCGTCATGCACGGTTCTTCTTCCGTACCTAAGGAGTGGATCGACATTATTAACGCTAATGGTGGTAATATTCCTGAAACCTATGGTGTACCCGTAGAGGAAATTCAAAAAGGTATCAAGAGTGGTGTACGTAAAGTAAACATCGATACGGATAATCGTTTAGCAATCACTGCCGCTATCCGTGAAGCAGCTTATAAAGATCCTGCTAACTTTGACCCCCGTCACTTCCTCAAGCCTTCTATTGCCTACATGAAAACTGTATGCCTCAGACGTTATGAAGCTTTTGGTACTGCTGGTAACGCTAGTAAAATCAAGCAGGTTTCGCTTGAAGATTACGCTGCTAAATACGCTAAAGGCGAGTTGTCTACTAGCAATAAAAAAGCTGTTTCCGTTTAG